From the genome of Candidatus Cybelea sp.:
GTGGCACTGCTCGCCGGCATCGCCTTGATCACGGCGGCCGAGCTCGTGCCGGTGATCGGCACCCTGGTTTTGATCTTCGTTGGGCTGATCGGCCTGGGCGCGACGATCCTCTCCTTCACCTCGGACTCATTAGGGTCTCCAATAAGCGGACCGCCGCTGACCTCCGGCTAAATTAGGGGGGATGTCTACCATCTCGCGAGCCGCGAAGTTCGCGGAGCGGACGTCCCATCTTCGCGCTTCGACGATCCGCGAGATGTTGAAGGTCACGCAGCAGCCGGACGTCATTTCGTTCGGCGGCGGACTTCCCGCGCCCGAACTTTTTCCGATCGAGGAAATTACCGAGGCGGTGCGCCTCGTGATGGAGCGCTACGGGCCTGCCGCGTTGCAGTATAGCGTCACGGAGGGCATTCCCGAGATGCGCTGCTGGGTCGCTGCACGATTGGCGCGGCGCATCGAGCGAGACGTCGACCCCGATTGCGTGACGATCGTCAACGGTTCGCAGCAGGGTCTCGATCTGATCGGCAAAGTCTTCCTCGATCCGGGCGATCACGTCGTGCTCGAGGATCCCACGTACCTCGGTGCAATTCAGGCCTTCGATGCCTATCAAGCGCGTTATCTCACCGTCGACACCGATGAAGACGGCCTGATCCCCGACGCGCTTGAGCGCGTGCTCGAACGCGCCGATCCGTTTCCGAAGCTGCTCTACCTCGTACCGAACTTTCAAAACCCGACCGGCCGGACGCTCGCGGCGCGCCGGCGCGAGATCGTCGTGCGCATCTGCGAACGCTACGACCTGCCAATCGTCGAAGACGATCCATACTGCGAGCTGCGCTTCGAGGGCACGGATCTCCCCTCGCTGATCTCCTACGAGACGACGGCTCCGATCATCTACTCCGGAACCGGTTCGAAGATCATGGCACCCGGCATGCGCATCGCCTGGCTCGTAACGCGCGACGAGGAAATTCGTGAGAAGGTCGTGCTCGCCAAACAAGGCGCCGACCTGCACAGCGGGACCTTCGCGCAGTACGTCTTCCATCAATACGTCAGCAGCGGCGACGCCTTCGAGTCGCACGTCCGGCGGATCGCGGAAACCTACGCGCGGCGCCGCGGCGTCATGGCTGAGGCCCTCGCCGAGTTTATGCCGGAGGGCGCCCGTTTCACGCGCCCGGCGGGGGGAATGTTCCTTTGGGTGACGGTCCCCGACGTCGATACGACGGCGCTTTTAAAGATCTCCGCCGAGTCGAAAGTCGTCTTCGTTCCGGGCGTGAGTTTCTATCCCGGGCGCGACGTCCACGACGGAATGCGTTTGAACTTCTCAAATGCCTCCGAGAAGAATATCCGTATCGGCGTCGAACGGCTCGCCCACGCAATCACCGTCTACAAAAGCTAAAGGAGTCACAGTCGCGTGGCAGCAGGTTTGGTCATCGGAATCTATCCCGGCACGGATGCCGCCGCGCTCGAAAGCGCGCTCACGGCCGCACAAGTCGACCCCACGCACGTGAAGGTCCTGGCAAGCGACGGAAGCTGCACCGAGTCGTCCACGTTACTGCACTTCGTCAACGTCGTCACCGAAGTCGACTCGGACGCCTACGCCGACGAGATGACGCGCGGCACGGGGGTGCTTCCCGATTCCGGAGGAACCTCGGTCCCGGGAATCGGCGGACCCGACCTCTGGTCGGATATTTTCGTCCACGGCGGCACGACCAAACACTACCTCAGCGCGTTTCCGGTCCCCGACGACGAAGTCGACA
Proteins encoded in this window:
- a CDS encoding PLP-dependent aminotransferase family protein; this encodes MSTISRAAKFAERTSHLRASTIREMLKVTQQPDVISFGGGLPAPELFPIEEITEAVRLVMERYGPAALQYSVTEGIPEMRCWVAARLARRIERDVDPDCVTIVNGSQQGLDLIGKVFLDPGDHVVLEDPTYLGAIQAFDAYQARYLTVDTDEDGLIPDALERVLERADPFPKLLYLVPNFQNPTGRTLAARRREIVVRICERYDLPIVEDDPYCELRFEGTDLPSLISYETTAPIIYSGTGSKIMAPGMRIAWLVTRDEEIREKVVLAKQGADLHSGTFAQYVFHQYVSSGDAFESHVRRIAETYARRRGVMAEALAEFMPEGARFTRPAGGMFLWVTVPDVDTTALLKISAESKVVFVPGVSFYPGRDVHDGMRLNFSNASEKNIRIGVERLAHAITVYKS